Within Stella humosa, the genomic segment CCGGGGCCGGCCGCGGCGGGTCCGGCCACCATCGCCATTACCGACAGCGTGGCGGCCAGCAGCATCCGGAACATGGCTTCGGCTCCTCCCCGGGTCCGCCGGCTGGACGGTTACAGCTTGCCGCCGTGGGCGAGCGACCACTCCACCGGCTTCTCCAGGAACGCCCGCACCGCGTGGGTGGTTTCGGGCGGGAAGTAGCCTTCGTCCTCGGCCGTCGCCAGCACGTCCCACCAGGTGCAGAGCCCGTGCAGGCCGACACCCTCGGCCTTCAGGTTGGCCACGCTCTCGGGGAAGATGCCGTAGTGGAAGACGACGAAGGTATGCGCGCATTCTGCGCCGGCCTTGCGCAGCGCCTCGACGAAGTGGAGCTTGCTGCCGCCATCGGTCGCCAGGTCCTCCACCAGCAGGACGCGCGCGCCCTCGGTCAGCGCGCCCTCGATCTGGGCGTCGCGGCCGAAGCCCTTGGGCTTCTTGCGGACATAGAGCATCGGCAGCATCAATCGCTCGGCCAGCCAGGCGGCGAACGGGATGCCGGCGGTCTCGCCGCCGGCCACGGCGTCGATGTTCTCGAAGCCGATCTCGTTCTCGATGGCGGTCGCGGCCAGGTCCATGATGCGGCGCCGCGCGCGCGGGAACGAGATGATCCGGCGGCAGTCGATATAGACCGGGCTGGCGCGGCCGGACGTGAAGATGAACGGCTGTTCCGGGCGGAACAGCACGGCCTTGATCTCGATCAGGATGCGCGCGACGGTGCGCGCGGCCTCGGTCGGGGGGGCGATATTGACGGAGTCGGGCATGGTGCCTGCATTGTCCGGGACCCCTTCTCTCTAGGGCAATA encodes:
- a CDS encoding orotate phosphoribosyltransferase, yielding MPDSVNIAPPTEAARTVARILIEIKAVLFRPEQPFIFTSGRASPVYIDCRRIISFPRARRRIMDLAATAIENEIGFENIDAVAGGETAGIPFAAWLAERLMLPMLYVRKKPKGFGRDAQIEGALTEGARVLLVEDLATDGGSKLHFVEALRKAGAECAHTFVVFHYGIFPESVANLKAEGVGLHGLCTWWDVLATAEDEGYFPPETTHAVRAFLEKPVEWSLAHGGKL